A genomic stretch from Methanothrix sp. includes:
- a CDS encoding OFA family MFS transporter, with translation MSDDVKIMGMKAESGRWILVIAGLLIELCLGAIYAYSIINPPLKKLFTENYGLTVSATAMQIPYIVFLLIFALTMPLVGKYIEKLGPRKVGIGGGVLVGLGWILASFSTSPTTLAIYYGVIGGLGVGIAYNCPITTSARWFPDRRGLAVGLTVLGFGFSAAVTGPIADYLTANFGVLNMFRFLGIAFLIITVVLSTVLVFPPAGWTPAGWKPPEPKAGAAPKAEFMRSEMTKTTTFYGLWICYTIGTLAGLMAIGVSKPVGLEVASNAGMDQARASALMTSLIIPFAFCNGGGRPIFGWLTDKLTPPRAAMLSFILILLASLLIYTSPASISAYTISFAILWMCLGGWLAIAPTATASFFGTKDYARNYGLVFTAYGAGAVIGNIMAGQAKDIFGAYIQVFPYVAVLAVIGFIVAMTMLKPPKPKTA, from the coding sequence ATGTCTGATGATGTGAAAATTATGGGAATGAAGGCTGAGTCAGGGCGCTGGATCCTTGTGATAGCTGGCCTTCTGATAGAGCTTTGTCTTGGTGCCATTTATGCATACAGTATAATAAACCCGCCGCTGAAGAAGTTGTTCACAGAGAACTACGGGCTGACTGTCAGCGCGACTGCCATGCAGATTCCGTACATCGTTTTCCTGCTGATCTTCGCCCTGACCATGCCCCTGGTCGGAAAGTACATAGAGAAGCTCGGGCCTCGGAAGGTCGGAATCGGAGGCGGCGTTCTTGTGGGTCTTGGATGGATTCTGGCGTCCTTCTCCACATCTCCCACAACGCTTGCGATATACTACGGCGTTATCGGCGGTCTCGGTGTGGGAATAGCATACAACTGCCCCATCACGACATCTGCGAGATGGTTCCCGGATAGGAGAGGGCTCGCTGTGGGGCTCACGGTTCTTGGTTTCGGCTTCTCTGCAGCCGTCACCGGACCGATAGCGGATTATCTAACCGCAAACTTCGGCGTGCTGAACATGTTCCGCTTCCTTGGAATAGCCTTCCTGATAATAACCGTGGTCCTTTCGACTGTGCTTGTGTTCCCACCCGCCGGCTGGACACCAGCGGGCTGGAAACCGCCTGAGCCAAAGGCTGGAGCCGCTCCAAAAGCAGAGTTCATGAGGAGCGAGATGACCAAGACCACGACGTTCTATGGACTCTGGATATGCTACACTATAGGCACACTTGCAGGGCTGATGGCCATAGGCGTCTCCAAGCCAGTTGGCCTTGAGGTTGCGAGCAACGCTGGCATGGATCAGGCGCGCGCCTCGGCGCTCATGACCAGCCTGATAATACCGTTCGCATTCTGTAACGGTGGTGGAAGGCCGATATTCGGATGGCTCACAGATAAGCTCACTCCCCCAAGGGCTGCGATGCTGTCGTTCATACTGATACTGCTGGCGTCTCTGCTGATATACACGAGCCCGGCGTCGATCTCAGCTTACACAATAAGCTTCGCCATCCTGTGGATGTGTCTGGGTGGCTGGCTGGCGATCGCCCCGACAGCAACTGCGAGCTTCTTCGGCACGAAGGATTACGCGCGCAACTATGGGCTGGTCTTCACAGCTTACGGCGCAGGCGCGGTCATCGGCAACATCATGGCAGGCCAGGCCAAGGATATATTCGGCGCGTACATCCAGGTCTTCCCGTATGTGGCTGTGCTGGCCGTCATAGGCTTCATTGTGGCCATGACGATGCTCAAGCCGCCAAAGCCGAAAACAGCATGA
- a CDS encoding FAD/NAD(P)-binding protein, with protein MSEYIPFQAEIVDIDRVTRDSYLISLQILDRDVSFTYRPGQFVMVSLFGMGECPISIASSPTRNVLQLCIRRAGRITNGIMDSMIGDVLGIRGPLGNGFPVDKMNKRIVIAGGGSGFATLRSLINYIVDRRDEFEEVFVAYGARTRHDLYFMQEYKSWKMEGIEIELTVDVGDESWRGNVGMVPALLDKMEISPPASAAICGPLPMIQAVTNRLLEKGFMKSDVFVSMERHMKCGIGKCEHCTIGPYRVCREGPVFPYNMISELL; from the coding sequence TTGAGTGAGTACATACCTTTTCAGGCAGAGATCGTGGATATCGATCGCGTGACACGTGACTCGTATCTCATATCTCTCCAGATACTTGACAGGGATGTGAGCTTCACCTACCGCCCGGGACAGTTTGTCATGGTATCGCTTTTTGGAATGGGCGAGTGCCCCATATCGATAGCATCGAGCCCGACGAGAAATGTGCTCCAGCTCTGCATCCGGAGGGCGGGGAGGATAACAAACGGAATAATGGATTCCATGATAGGTGATGTTCTGGGCATCCGCGGGCCGCTGGGGAATGGATTTCCTGTCGATAAAATGAATAAAAGGATTGTCATAGCAGGGGGCGGTTCCGGCTTCGCGACCCTGAGGTCTCTGATTAACTACATCGTGGACAGGAGAGATGAGTTCGAGGAGGTCTTTGTGGCATACGGAGCCAGAACCCGTCACGATCTGTACTTCATGCAGGAGTACAAGTCCTGGAAGATGGAGGGCATTGAGATCGAGCTGACAGTGGACGTCGGCGATGAATCCTGGAGGGGTAATGTCGGGATGGTTCCAGCGCTGCTAGATAAAATGGAGATATCACCACCTGCATCAGCTGCGATCTGCGGGCCGCTGCCGATGATCCAGGCGGTCACGAACAGGCTTCTGGAGAAGGGCTTCATGAAATCAGACGTATTTGTATCTATGGAGAGGCACATGAAATGCGGGATCGGAAAGTGCGAGCACTGCACCATCGGCCCATACCGTGTGTGCAGGGAGGGGCCGGTCTTCCCGTACAATATGATCAGCGAACTGCTCTGA
- a CDS encoding TrkH family potassium uptake protein: MNVKILLYSFGDLLRIISILMLFPGMVAAYYREPEGVVAFAFTSIIAMGISSLLRRHGEMGELSIKNGFALVAFGWLTAAMIGAIPYMLLGMGLTDSLFESMSGFTTTGASVLTESNSEGYWIIDGELANRSVAFIVAGSVEYLLWATTNTTVSPVLSEQPTYYGLLFWRSFSQWLGGMGIILLFIAILPRLGVAGRQLYRAEVPGPDKESLTPRIRQTAELLWGIYLSLSIIEVVLLKVAGMPLYDAVCNTFATMATGGFSPQSLSIEAYGSPVIEYILVLFMFLAGANFALHYKTVYQDRMSLIRDPEFRLYSLIVIISTLFIAATAGMVSPVPDRIRYALFQVVSIMTTTGFSTTNFDTWSPAAKIVLLLLMFVGACAGSTGGAIKVVRVLLTLKYVQRELMLAIHPKAVIQVKLHDTAIKEEIVRSTISFFGIYMLTFALASVTLAAVSYSDPAMNLEAIFSAVASCLGNVGPGFGPVGPYMNYSAIHPLGKTILILCMWMGRLEIMTVLVLLLPDFWKR; the protein is encoded by the coding sequence ATGAACGTAAAAATCCTCCTGTACTCGTTCGGGGATCTGCTCAGGATAATCAGCATACTGATGCTCTTTCCCGGCATGGTCGCAGCATACTACAGAGAGCCCGAGGGAGTGGTGGCCTTCGCATTCACATCAATAATCGCGATGGGGATCAGCTCTCTTCTCAGAAGGCACGGCGAGATGGGTGAGCTCAGCATAAAGAACGGGTTTGCGCTGGTGGCATTCGGCTGGCTGACAGCTGCGATGATAGGCGCGATACCCTACATGCTGCTTGGAATGGGGCTCACAGACTCACTATTCGAATCGATGTCCGGATTTACCACAACCGGCGCATCTGTGCTCACTGAGAGCAACAGCGAGGGGTACTGGATCATAGATGGTGAGCTGGCAAACCGGAGCGTTGCATTTATCGTTGCCGGGTCCGTCGAGTACCTTCTCTGGGCGACAACGAATACAACTGTATCTCCGGTGCTTTCCGAACAGCCCACGTACTATGGCCTCCTCTTCTGGAGGTCCTTCTCCCAGTGGCTGGGCGGAATGGGCATAATCCTCCTGTTCATCGCGATACTCCCCAGGCTCGGGGTTGCAGGCAGACAGCTTTACAGGGCAGAGGTCCCGGGGCCTGATAAGGAGTCGCTGACGCCCAGAATAAGGCAGACCGCAGAGCTGCTCTGGGGGATCTACCTCTCACTCTCCATAATAGAGGTTGTCCTTCTCAAAGTGGCTGGAATGCCGCTTTACGACGCTGTATGCAACACATTCGCCACGATGGCAACAGGCGGATTCTCTCCCCAGTCCCTGAGCATCGAGGCTTACGGAAGCCCGGTGATCGAATACATACTGGTGCTTTTCATGTTCCTGGCAGGAGCAAACTTCGCGCTACATTACAAGACCGTATACCAAGACAGGATGAGCCTGATCAGAGATCCGGAGTTCAGGCTCTACTCTTTAATCGTGATAATCTCCACGCTCTTCATCGCTGCCACTGCCGGCATGGTGAGCCCTGTTCCAGATCGCATAAGATACGCGCTGTTTCAGGTCGTCTCCATCATGACCACGACAGGCTTCTCGACAACAAATTTCGACACATGGTCTCCGGCTGCGAAGATCGTGCTGCTGCTGCTGATGTTTGTGGGCGCATGCGCCGGATCAACCGGTGGCGCGATAAAGGTCGTAAGAGTCCTGCTGACTCTTAAATACGTTCAGAGAGAGCTCATGCTTGCAATACATCCAAAGGCAGTCATCCAGGTAAAGCTTCATGATACCGCTATCAAGGAGGAGATCGTTCGCTCCACGATCAGCTTCTTCGGGATATACATGCTGACCTTCGCCCTGGCATCCGTCACGCTCGCCGCGGTCTCGTATTCGGATCCAGCGATGAATCTGGAGGCGATCTTCTCAGCAGTTGCATCATGTCTCGGAAACGTTGGGCCTGGTTTCGGTCCTGTGGGTCCCTACATGAACTACTCCGCCATACATCCGCTGGGCAAGACGATACTCATTCTGTGCATGTGGATGGGCAGGCTCGAGATCATGACGGTACTTGTGCTCCTGCTTCCGGATTTCTGGAAAAGGTGA